A stretch of Candidatus Bipolaricaulota bacterium DNA encodes these proteins:
- a CDS encoding GspE/PulE family protein: MANGAQSIEDLLKDPSVLGSSSSASQKDDGTDEAQAKFQQKMKTIRGKEKKEEVEKQAMSAGIQFIDLMNFPISTEALSIIPEEQALERQALVFLEIGNEIRLASPRPQDEKVKEMSFQIAERRKANVEIYQSTQEGFDAAMEMYKRIPKIKPSAKGVEISAEELNKFSKGFTDFTQLQKVIEQTNATEMVALIVAAALQAGTSDIHVEAEEKQIKVRYRLDGILHDVALLKKEDWPKVISRLKLLAKVKLNITNQPQDGRFRIDTEDEKIDVRASFLPVQYGESVVMRLLRTSATSLNFDDLGVRGQAYEKLKIEVARPNGMIITTGPTGSGKTTTLYAILNKLNKQDVKIATLEDPIEYQLEGINQSQVDSSKGYNFAKGLRSLMRQDPDIIMIGEIRDLETSDIAINAALTGHLLLSTIHTNSAAGAIPRFLALGSKGFLLAPALNAIIGQRLTRKICEACKEEYEPDAKTLDKVKKILEAIPDSNPEKPKDLNKLKFYRGKGCPECNNMKYKGRLGIYEILIMNPDIEKLILEEKASEYSIQELGVKQGMITMVQDGLLKAADGITSIEEVFRVSD; the protein is encoded by the coding sequence ATGGCCAATGGAGCTCAATCAATTGAAGATTTGCTCAAGGATCCGTCAGTATTGGGATCATCGTCATCAGCTTCCCAAAAGGACGATGGTACAGACGAGGCGCAAGCCAAATTTCAACAAAAAATGAAAACCATCCGCGGCAAGGAAAAAAAAGAAGAAGTGGAAAAACAAGCCATGTCAGCAGGCATCCAGTTCATTGATTTAATGAATTTTCCGATCAGCACGGAAGCTCTGTCCATTATTCCCGAAGAACAAGCGCTGGAACGGCAAGCGCTCGTGTTTTTGGAAATCGGCAATGAGATCAGACTGGCTTCACCCCGTCCGCAAGATGAAAAAGTCAAAGAAATGTCTTTTCAAATAGCTGAAAGGCGAAAAGCCAACGTTGAAATATATCAATCCACTCAAGAAGGCTTTGACGCGGCCATGGAAATGTACAAACGCATTCCAAAGATCAAACCCTCCGCCAAGGGAGTGGAAATATCAGCTGAAGAATTAAACAAATTTTCAAAAGGCTTTACGGATTTCACTCAATTGCAAAAAGTTATTGAACAAACCAATGCCACGGAAATGGTCGCCTTGATCGTGGCCGCCGCCCTGCAAGCCGGCACTTCGGATATTCACGTCGAAGCCGAAGAAAAGCAAATCAAAGTCAGATACCGCCTTGATGGTATATTGCATGATGTCGCCTTACTGAAAAAGGAAGATTGGCCGAAAGTCATTTCCAGATTGAAACTCTTGGCCAAAGTAAAACTCAATATTACCAATCAACCTCAAGACGGGCGGTTTCGCATTGATACCGAAGATGAAAAAATAGATGTTCGCGCTTCATTTTTGCCCGTGCAATATGGTGAGAGCGTAGTGATGAGATTGCTCCGCACGAGCGCCACCAGTCTGAATTTTGATGATTTGGGCGTGCGAGGCCAGGCCTATGAAAAATTAAAAATCGAAGTGGCGCGTCCCAATGGTATGATTATCACCACCGGTCCGACCGGTTCGGGTAAAACCACCACGCTTTACGCAATTTTGAATAAACTGAATAAACAAGACGTAAAAATAGCCACCTTGGAAGATCCGATCGAATATCAATTGGAAGGAATCAACCAAAGTCAGGTGGATTCATCCAAGGGCTACAATTTTGCCAAGGGCTTAAGATCATTAATGAGGCAAGATCCTGACATTATCATGATCGGCGAAATCAGAGATTTGGAAACGTCGGATATCGCCATCAACGCGGCCTTAACCGGCCATCTACTTTTATCAACCATTCACACCAATAGCGCGGCCGGCGCCATTCCCAGGTTTTTGGCGCTCGGCTCCAAAGGATTTTTGCTGGCGCCGGCATTGAACGCCATTATCGGCCAACGCTTAACCAGAAAAATCTGCGAGGCCTGCAAAGAAGAATACGAGCCTGACGCAAAAACTCTGGATAAAGTTAAAAAAATATTGGAAGCTATACCCGACTCCAATCCGGAAAAGCCGAAGGATTTAAACAAATTGAAATTTTATCGAGGCAAGGGGTGCCCGGAGTGCAACAACATGAAATATAAAGGCAGGCTCGGCATTTATGAAATATTAATCATGAATCCCGATATCGAAAAATTGATTTTGGAAGAAAAAGCCTCCGAATATTCCATTCAAGAACTCGGCGTCAAACAAGGCATGATCACCATGGTTCAAGACGGCTTGCTCAAAGCCGCGGATGGAATCACTTCGATCGAAGAAGTGTTTAGAGTCAGCGATTAA
- the ychF gene encoding redox-regulated ATPase YchF — MSFSIGIVGLPNVGKSTLFKALTKKQIDIANYPFCTIEPNVGCVKVPDERLDKLTIFSKSEKTIATTINFVDIAGLVKGAHKGEGLGNQFLANIREADAICHVVRHFTKGDIIHVEGKVDPVSDFEVIKIELVFADLATIDKHIRTVEKSLKSTKQNQGKDERATLETLQKIKMALEEGIPINKQGLSEKEAESISHLDLLTAKPYLIVLNVDEDDLKKDIEIPEFKDETVIKICAQLEADLADMPSEEVDLYLKEIGEANTGLDKIIVAAYELLNLITFLTTGPDETRAWTITKGTLAPQAAGKIHTDFERGFIAAEVINWQELLDAGSEAAAKEKGLLRLEGKVYEVKDGDVCVFRFNV, encoded by the coding sequence ATGTCTTTCTCCATAGGTATTGTAGGTTTGCCAAACGTCGGCAAATCTACTTTGTTTAAAGCCTTAACAAAAAAACAAATCGACATTGCCAATTATCCTTTTTGCACGATCGAGCCCAACGTGGGTTGCGTCAAAGTGCCGGACGAGCGTTTGGATAAATTGACGATATTTTCAAAATCGGAAAAAACAATCGCGACCACCATTAATTTTGTCGATATTGCCGGCTTGGTCAAGGGCGCGCATAAGGGCGAGGGACTGGGCAACCAGTTTTTGGCCAATATCAGAGAGGCTGACGCCATTTGCCATGTGGTCAGGCATTTTACAAAAGGCGACATCATCCATGTCGAAGGCAAAGTCGATCCGGTTTCGGATTTTGAAGTGATTAAGATTGAATTGGTTTTTGCGGATTTGGCCACCATAGACAAGCACATCCGCACGGTTGAAAAAAGCTTGAAAAGCACCAAACAAAATCAGGGAAAAGACGAGCGGGCGACTCTCGAGACATTGCAAAAAATAAAAATGGCTTTGGAGGAAGGAATACCGATCAATAAACAGGGCTTATCCGAAAAAGAGGCCGAGAGTATCAGCCACCTTGATTTATTGACGGCCAAGCCGTATTTGATAGTGCTCAACGTCGATGAAGATGATTTGAAAAAAGATATTGAAATTCCTGAATTCAAAGATGAAACGGTCATTAAAATTTGCGCTCAGCTCGAAGCGGATTTGGCTGACATGCCGTCGGAAGAAGTTGATTTATATCTTAAGGAAATCGGCGAGGCGAATACCGGCCTTGATAAAATTATCGTGGCCGCTTATGAATTATTGAATTTGATCACTTTTCTTACCACCGGGCCGGATGAAACCAGAGCTTGGACCATTACGAAAGGGACATTGGCTCCGCAAGCGGCCGGGAAAATTCATACTGATTTTGAAAGAGGCTTTATCGCGGCCGAAGTCATCAATTGGCAAGAATTGCTTGATGCCGGTTCGGAAGCCGCGGCCAAAGAAAAGGGTTTGCTTAGGCTGGAAGGCAAGGTGTATGAAGTTAAGGATGGAGATGTGTGCGTGTTTCGCTTCAACGTATAG